Proteins encoded in a region of the Salipiger sp. CCB-MM3 genome:
- a CDS encoding DoxX family protein has translation MTNILQSLGFGSTNSILTAALLLRVALGALFLAHAWLKVFVFTPTGAAQYFASLGVPGVMAYVTIAAEVLGGFALIVGFQTSLVALLLIPVLLGAAILAHGPNGFWFTNEGGGWEYPAFWALALLVQSLLGGGLLAITKG, from the coding sequence ATGACTAACATCCTGCAATCGCTTGGTTTCGGTTCCACCAACTCGATCCTCACCGCCGCCCTGCTGCTGCGCGTCGCGCTTGGCGCGCTCTTCCTCGCCCACGCTTGGCTGAAGGTCTTCGTCTTCACCCCCACCGGCGCGGCACAATACTTCGCCTCGCTCGGCGTGCCCGGCGTCATGGCCTATGTCACGATCGCCGCCGAGGTCTTGGGCGGTTTTGCGCTCATTGTCGGGTTCCAGACCAGCCTCGTGGCGCTGCTGCTGATCCCGGTACTGCTTGGCGCCGCCATCCTCGCCCACGGTCCGAACGGCTTTTGGTTCACCAATGAAGGCGGCGGCTGGGAATATCCGGCGTTCTGGGCGCTGGCCCTGCTGGTGCAATCGCTGCTCGGCGGCGGCCTGCTGGCCATCACCAAGGGCTGA